A single Micromonospora sp. CCTCC AA 2012012 DNA region contains:
- a CDS encoding ABC transporter ATP-binding protein — translation MTATVGQQAQAAARANDVWKVYGSGEAQVAALRGVSAEFERGRFTAIMGPSGSGKSTLMHCLAGLDSVTKGTVAIGDTTVTGLGDAGLTKLRRDKVGFIFQQFNLLPTLTAEENILLPLSIAGRKPDRAWYDTVIDTVGLRDRLGHRPAQLSGGQQQRVACARALVSRPEVIFADEPTGNLDSRSGAEVLNFLRNSVREHGQTIVMVTHDPTAAAYADRVVFLADGQIVSELIEPTAETVLDTMKKLDTPAEVSN, via the coding sequence GTGACGGCGACGGTAGGCCAGCAGGCGCAGGCCGCGGCCCGGGCCAACGACGTGTGGAAGGTGTACGGCAGCGGTGAGGCCCAGGTGGCCGCCCTGCGCGGAGTCAGCGCGGAGTTCGAACGCGGCCGGTTCACGGCGATCATGGGGCCGTCCGGCTCCGGCAAGTCGACGCTGATGCACTGCCTGGCCGGCCTCGACTCGGTCACCAAGGGCACCGTGGCGATCGGCGACACCACCGTGACGGGGCTCGGCGACGCCGGGCTGACGAAGCTGCGCCGCGACAAGGTCGGCTTCATCTTCCAGCAGTTCAACCTGCTGCCCACGCTGACCGCGGAGGAGAACATCCTGCTGCCGCTGTCGATCGCCGGGCGCAAGCCCGACCGGGCCTGGTACGACACGGTGATCGACACGGTCGGTCTGCGGGACCGGCTCGGGCACCGTCCGGCGCAGCTCTCCGGCGGCCAGCAGCAGCGGGTCGCCTGCGCCCGGGCGCTGGTCTCCCGCCCCGAGGTGATCTTCGCCGACGAGCCGACCGGCAACCTGGACTCCCGCTCCGGCGCGGAGGTGCTGAACTTCCTACGCAACTCCGTACGCGAGCACGGCCAGACCATCGTGATGGTGACCCACGACCCGACCGCCGCCGCGTACGCCGACCGGGTGGTCTTCCTCGCCGACGGGCAGATCGTCTCCGAGCTGATCGAGCCGACCGCCGAGACGGTGCTGGACACGATGAAGAAGCTGGACACCCCGGCCGAGGTGAGCAACTGA
- a CDS encoding RecB family exonuclease, which produces MTAEPVIDTQDTLVPAAVPPTVRASLSPSRAADFKTCPLLYRFRSIDRLPERPSVEQARGTLVHAVLERLFDLPAAARTPESAGDLVSPQWDRLVTEQPELAGLFADGDAVGAAEFLRSATALLEGYFAVEDPRRLEPAEREALISAVVDDELLIRGYLDRLDVAPDGALRVVDYKTGGAPREAFEARALFQLKFYALVLWRTRGVVPRVLRLLYLKDAEVCDYTPDAEELLRFERTVVALWQAIEQATARQDFRPRPSRLCDWCNHQALCPSFGGTPPPFPVAAPADPLRDARSGPAAPGADE; this is translated from the coding sequence ATGACGGCGGAACCGGTGATCGACACGCAGGACACCCTCGTTCCGGCGGCGGTGCCGCCCACGGTGCGGGCGTCGCTGTCGCCGTCGCGGGCGGCGGATTTCAAGACGTGTCCGCTGCTCTACCGGTTCCGCAGCATCGACCGGCTGCCCGAGCGGCCGAGCGTCGAGCAGGCCCGGGGCACCCTGGTGCACGCCGTGCTGGAGCGGCTGTTCGACCTGCCGGCGGCGGCCCGCACGCCGGAGTCGGCGGGTGACCTGGTGAGCCCGCAGTGGGACCGGCTGGTCACCGAGCAGCCCGAGCTGGCGGGGCTCTTCGCCGACGGTGACGCGGTCGGCGCCGCCGAGTTCCTCCGCTCGGCCACCGCCCTGCTGGAGGGCTACTTCGCGGTGGAGGACCCACGCCGGTTGGAACCGGCCGAGCGGGAGGCGTTGATCTCCGCCGTGGTCGACGACGAGCTGCTGATCCGGGGCTACCTGGACCGCCTCGACGTCGCCCCGGACGGGGCGCTGCGGGTGGTCGACTACAAGACCGGCGGGGCGCCCCGGGAGGCGTTCGAGGCGCGGGCGCTGTTCCAGCTGAAGTTCTACGCCCTGGTGCTGTGGCGGACCCGGGGCGTGGTGCCGCGGGTGCTGCGGCTGCTCTACCTCAAGGACGCCGAGGTGTGCGACTACACCCCCGACGCCGAGGAGCTGCTGCGCTTCGAGCGCACGGTGGTGGCGCTCTGGCAGGCGATCGAGCAGGCCACCGCGCGGCAGGACTTCCGGCCCCGGCCGAGCCGGCTCTGCGACTGGTGCAACCACCAGGCGCTCTGCCCGAGCTTCGGCGGCACCCCGCCGCCCTTCCCGGTGGCCGCTCCCGCCGACCCGCTGCGCGACGCCCGGTCCGGGCCGGCCGCCCCCGGCGCGGACGAGTGA
- a CDS encoding HAD family hydrolase translates to MLFDMDGTLVDSEKLWDVALEELAAEYGGTLSAAARRAIVGTSMAASMRILHDDLGQPGRDPEVSAAWINARILELFRTGLSWRPGASALLRAVRAAGIPTALVTSSGRALVEIALDTLGRDSFDVVVCGDEVDAAKPHPEPYLTAARLLGVPIERCVAIEDSPTGVTSALAAGAAVLAVPLDVPVPAADGVHQVTSLTAADLELLAALLGEPPPGR, encoded by the coding sequence GTGCTCTTCGACATGGACGGCACGCTGGTCGACAGCGAGAAACTCTGGGACGTCGCGCTCGAGGAGCTGGCCGCCGAGTACGGTGGCACCCTCTCCGCCGCGGCCCGGCGCGCGATCGTCGGCACCAGCATGGCGGCCTCGATGCGGATCCTGCACGACGACCTCGGTCAGCCGGGCCGGGATCCCGAGGTGAGCGCCGCCTGGATCAACGCCCGCATCCTGGAGCTGTTCCGCACCGGCCTGAGCTGGCGGCCCGGTGCGTCCGCTTTGCTGCGGGCGGTACGCGCCGCCGGCATCCCGACCGCGCTGGTCACCTCCAGCGGGCGGGCGCTGGTGGAGATCGCGCTGGACACGCTGGGGCGGGACAGTTTCGACGTGGTGGTCTGCGGCGACGAGGTGGACGCGGCCAAGCCGCACCCGGAGCCGTACCTGACCGCCGCTCGGCTGCTGGGCGTGCCGATCGAGCGGTGTGTGGCGATCGAGGACTCGCCGACGGGGGTGACCAGCGCGCTCGCCGCCGGTGCGGCGGTGCTGGCCGTACCGCTGGACGTGCCGGTGCCAGCGGCGGACGGCGTACACCAGGTGACGAGCCTGACCGCGGCGGACCTGGAGCTGCTGGCCGCCCTGCTCGGCGAGCCGCCCCCCGGTCGGTGA
- a CDS encoding site-2 protease family protein: MCGVPLHLDASMLLLTLVVTVAYAVLARRQLDLGPLGGYLIGLGFVVSLLGSVLLHELGHALTARRYGIGVRGITLELLGGYTELDRDAPSPRVELLVSLAGPAVSVVLGAAGVAATLALPDGTLGDQLAFQLAASNVVVAIFNSLPGLPLDGGRALRAAVWARTGDRHRGTEVAGQVGRIVAVGTVALVVVLTLRRALVPLALPLLLLVALTLWRGAGQSIRMARISRRLPLVDLARLARPLLPVPAGTPLAEAQRRRAEGATPVAALAVVDTTGRPVALVEEARADAVPLHRRPWLAVDEVARALDTLPALPVDADGERVMETVRTHPGAQYVVTAGEDVVGVLHIADLARLLEPERKMNT, from the coding sequence GTGTGCGGGGTGCCGCTGCACCTGGACGCCTCGATGCTGCTGCTCACCCTGGTGGTGACCGTCGCGTACGCCGTGCTGGCCCGCCGCCAGCTCGACCTCGGTCCGCTCGGCGGCTACCTGATCGGGCTCGGCTTCGTCGTCTCCCTGCTCGGCTCGGTGCTGCTGCATGAGCTGGGGCACGCCCTGACCGCCCGCCGGTACGGCATCGGTGTGCGCGGGATCACCCTGGAACTGCTCGGCGGCTACACCGAGCTAGACCGGGACGCCCCGAGCCCCCGGGTCGAGCTGCTGGTCTCCCTCGCCGGCCCGGCCGTGTCGGTGGTGCTCGGCGCGGCCGGTGTCGCCGCCACCCTCGCCCTGCCCGACGGCACCCTCGGCGACCAGCTCGCCTTCCAGCTCGCCGCGAGCAACGTGGTGGTCGCGATCTTCAACAGCCTGCCCGGACTGCCGCTGGACGGGGGCCGGGCGCTGCGCGCCGCGGTCTGGGCGCGGACCGGCGACCGGCACCGGGGCACCGAGGTGGCCGGCCAGGTCGGTCGCATCGTGGCCGTCGGCACCGTGGCCCTGGTGGTGGTGCTCACCCTGCGCCGGGCGCTCGTGCCGCTGGCCCTGCCGCTGCTGCTGCTCGTCGCGCTGACCCTCTGGCGCGGCGCCGGCCAGTCCATCCGGATGGCCCGGATCAGCCGGCGGCTGCCCCTGGTCGACCTGGCCCGGCTGGCCCGGCCCCTGCTGCCCGTACCCGCCGGCACGCCACTGGCCGAGGCGCAGCGGCGGCGCGCCGAAGGTGCCACCCCGGTGGCGGCGCTCGCCGTGGTCGACACGACCGGCCGGCCGGTCGCCCTGGTCGAGGAGGCCCGGGCCGACGCCGTACCCCTGCACCGGCGGCCGTGGCTCGCGGTGGACGAGGTCGCCCGCGCCCTGGACACGCTGCCCGCCCTGCCGGTCGACGCGGACGGCGAACGGGTGATGGAGACCGTGCGGACCCACCCGGGCGCACAGTACGTCGTGACGGCAGGCGAAGATGTCGTCGGCGTGCTGCACATCGCGGACCTCGCCCGGCTCCTGGAACCCGAACGGAAGATGAACACGTGA
- a CDS encoding neutral zinc metallopeptidase translates to MPTRSEAGEGTVGERARGRQPGLLAGLLVAAMVAGGCMVGGVSSQGEPAQPRPQQPRQPASPGAQTTRADGTTSVAEFKQDFNDALGGAQSYWTAQFRKSGKRFQPVRRVVPYTRAGEVSCGGQGLPRNNAVYCSAGDFIAYDVNWSVAAFRQVGDAFLFYLLGHEYAHGVQVRLGIRYTYTIQQELQADCMAGAYLGDSVRDGSLRLEDGDLEEFREGLLAVGDDPDQPWFAEGSHGSAEQRTDSFFRGYEKSLGACGLN, encoded by the coding sequence GTGCCAACCAGGAGCGAGGCCGGGGAGGGCACCGTGGGGGAGCGCGCGCGAGGTCGGCAGCCGGGGCTGCTCGCCGGTCTGCTGGTGGCGGCGATGGTGGCCGGCGGCTGCATGGTGGGTGGGGTGAGCAGCCAGGGCGAGCCCGCGCAGCCCCGGCCGCAGCAGCCCCGGCAGCCCGCCTCGCCGGGCGCGCAGACCACCCGGGCCGACGGCACGACCAGCGTCGCCGAGTTCAAGCAGGACTTCAACGACGCGCTGGGCGGCGCGCAGAGCTACTGGACCGCCCAGTTCCGGAAGTCCGGCAAGCGGTTCCAGCCGGTCCGCCGCGTGGTGCCGTACACCCGGGCGGGCGAGGTGTCCTGCGGTGGCCAGGGGCTGCCGCGCAACAACGCCGTCTACTGCTCGGCCGGCGACTTCATCGCCTACGACGTGAACTGGTCGGTGGCGGCGTTCCGGCAGGTCGGTGACGCGTTCCTGTTCTATCTGCTCGGCCACGAGTACGCCCACGGCGTGCAGGTGCGCCTCGGCATCCGCTACACCTACACCATCCAGCAGGAACTCCAGGCCGACTGCATGGCCGGGGCGTACCTCGGTGACTCGGTCCGGGACGGCAGCCTGCGGCTGGAGGACGGCGACCTGGAGGAGTTCCGGGAGGGGCTGCTGGCGGTGGGCGACGACCCGGACCAGCCGTGGTTCGCGGAGGGCTCGCACGGCAGCGCCGAGCAGCGCACCGACTCCTTCTTCCGGGGGTACGAGAAGTCCCTCGGCGCCTGCGGGCTGAACTGA
- a CDS encoding ABC transporter permease, giving the protein MFRATLKSLLARKVRLLLSGLAVVLGVMFVSGAFVLTDTLGRSFDAVFADAYQGVDVNVAAKPKVAVGESEGEQVAAPVPAATLEKVRAVPGVAEATGVVATDGARLIGSDGKVVTSFGPPQLGENWQGESDLLKLREGREPRADDEIVVNAALAKAAKVKVGDRVGVLTLAPKKVFTLVGVFGYSGDRDSVGGVNEVAFTTPVAQQLMLGQRDVFNNITVKAAAGVTDSALRDDVARAVGGDYEVKTGKQVSADASAGLKEGLSFFNKILLGFAAVALLVGTFLILNTFSIIVAQRTRELALMRAIGASGRQIIGSVVLEAVMVGLIASVLGLAAGIGVGALLAYLFGKLAGGLALSSLGVPAAAVIGAFGVGLVITVVAALLPALRASRIPPIAAMQDVATPDRPLTKVTVAGAVVTAIGAVLLFLGLDGHAGDNTLATILAGVLFAFIGVALLTPLISRPVVSLLGAIFAWSVPGRLGRLNSGRNPRRTAITAAALMVGIALVTGVTVILDSAKGSISKVAADTIKAELVISGAQSGPRPPSFDPAVLEKAAAIPGVQIVDGEYGDMATVNGTRTFVGASSDVAALERIFGAKATAGDISRLGPDQILVSSDTAKSRNVSVGSQLTVQLSRGEPKTYTVSGIYESSQVTNPVMLPAQAAKDFAIPQPIQGFVQLAPGARVDDVQPQVKSLLADSPEVSVADRDAFIKQQTSQLDTPLRMIQILLALAIVIAVLGIINTLALSVLERTRELGLLRAIGLRRAQTMRMITVEAVVISIFGALLGVTVGTGLGAAVVRALKDEGITDLVLPWGQMGLFLGLAAIIGVIAAVLPAVRAARINVLNAIAHD; this is encoded by the coding sequence ATGTTCCGCGCGACGTTGAAGAGCCTGCTGGCCCGGAAGGTCCGGCTGCTCCTCTCCGGCCTGGCCGTGGTGCTGGGCGTCATGTTCGTCTCCGGCGCGTTCGTGCTCACCGACACCCTCGGCCGGTCCTTCGACGCGGTCTTCGCCGACGCGTACCAGGGCGTCGACGTGAACGTGGCGGCGAAGCCGAAGGTCGCGGTGGGCGAGAGCGAGGGCGAGCAGGTCGCCGCGCCCGTGCCGGCCGCCACGCTGGAGAAGGTCCGCGCGGTCCCCGGGGTGGCCGAGGCGACCGGTGTGGTCGCCACCGACGGCGCCCGGCTGATCGGCAGCGACGGCAAGGTGGTCACCTCGTTCGGGCCGCCGCAGCTGGGCGAGAACTGGCAGGGCGAGAGCGACCTGCTGAAGCTGCGGGAGGGTCGGGAGCCGCGCGCCGACGACGAGATCGTGGTGAACGCGGCGCTGGCGAAGGCCGCGAAGGTCAAGGTCGGTGACCGGGTCGGCGTGCTGACCCTGGCGCCGAAGAAGGTGTTCACCCTGGTCGGTGTCTTCGGCTACAGCGGCGACCGGGACTCCGTCGGCGGCGTCAACGAGGTCGCCTTCACCACCCCGGTCGCCCAGCAGCTGATGCTCGGCCAGCGGGACGTGTTCAACAACATCACCGTCAAGGCCGCCGCCGGGGTGACCGACAGCGCGCTGCGGGACGACGTGGCCCGCGCGGTCGGCGGCGACTACGAGGTGAAGACCGGCAAGCAGGTCTCCGCCGACGCCTCCGCCGGGCTGAAGGAGGGGCTCTCCTTCTTCAACAAGATCCTGCTCGGTTTCGCCGCGGTGGCGCTGCTGGTGGGCACCTTCCTGATCCTCAACACCTTCTCGATCATCGTGGCGCAGCGGACCCGGGAGCTGGCCCTGATGCGTGCCATCGGCGCCAGCGGCCGGCAGATCATCGGCTCGGTGGTGCTGGAGGCCGTCATGGTGGGCCTGATCGCGTCGGTGCTGGGGCTCGCCGCCGGCATCGGCGTGGGCGCGCTGCTGGCGTACCTCTTCGGCAAGCTGGCGGGCGGCCTCGCGCTGTCGTCGCTGGGCGTGCCGGCCGCGGCCGTGATCGGGGCGTTCGGCGTCGGCCTGGTGATCACCGTGGTGGCGGCGCTGCTGCCGGCGCTGCGGGCGTCCCGGATCCCGCCGATCGCCGCGATGCAGGACGTGGCCACCCCGGACCGGCCGCTGACCAAGGTCACCGTGGCCGGCGCGGTGGTGACCGCGATCGGCGCGGTGCTGCTCTTCCTCGGCCTGGACGGCCACGCCGGCGACAACACCCTGGCCACCATCCTCGCCGGCGTGCTGTTCGCCTTCATCGGGGTGGCGCTGCTGACCCCGCTGATCAGCCGGCCGGTGGTGTCGCTGCTCGGGGCGATCTTCGCCTGGTCGGTGCCGGGCCGGCTGGGCCGGCTGAACTCCGGCCGCAACCCCCGTCGCACCGCCATCACGGCGGCCGCGCTGATGGTCGGCATCGCGCTGGTCACCGGCGTGACGGTGATCCTCGACTCGGCCAAGGGCAGCATCAGCAAGGTCGCCGCCGACACCATCAAGGCCGAGCTGGTGATCTCCGGGGCGCAGAGCGGGCCGCGCCCGCCGAGCTTCGACCCGGCGGTGCTGGAGAAGGCCGCGGCGATCCCGGGCGTGCAGATCGTCGACGGCGAGTACGGCGACATGGCCACCGTCAACGGCACCCGCACCTTCGTGGGGGCGTCCAGCGACGTCGCCGCGCTGGAGCGGATCTTCGGCGCGAAGGCCACCGCCGGTGACATCAGCCGGCTCGGCCCGGACCAGATCCTGGTCAGCTCCGACACCGCGAAGTCCCGCAACGTGTCGGTCGGCTCCCAGCTGACGGTGCAGCTGTCCCGCGGCGAGCCGAAGACCTACACGGTCAGCGGCATCTACGAAAGCTCCCAGGTCACCAACCCGGTGATGCTGCCGGCGCAGGCGGCGAAGGACTTCGCCATCCCGCAGCCCATCCAGGGCTTCGTGCAGCTCGCGCCCGGCGCGCGGGTCGACGACGTGCAGCCGCAGGTGAAGTCGTTGCTGGCCGACAGCCCCGAGGTGTCGGTGGCGGACCGGGACGCGTTCATCAAGCAGCAGACCAGCCAGCTCGACACCCCGCTGCGGATGATCCAGATCCTGCTGGCGCTGGCCATCGTGATCGCCGTGCTCGGCATCATCAACACCCTCGCCCTGTCGGTGCTGGAGCGGACCCGGGAGCTGGGCCTGCTGCGGGCGATCGGGCTGCGCCGGGCGCAGACCATGCGGATGATCACCGTCGAGGCGGTGGTGATCTCGATCTTCGGGGCGCTGCTCGGCGTCACGGTCGGCACCGGACTCGGCGCCGCCGTGGTCCGGGCGCTCAAGGACGAGGGCATCACCGACCTGGTCCTGCCGTGGGGCCAGATGGGGCTCTTCCTGGGGCTCGCCGCGATCATCGGCGTGATCGCCGCGGTGCTGCCCGCCGTCCGGGCCGCCCGGATCAACGTGCTGAACGCCATCGCCCACGACTGA
- a CDS encoding response regulator transcription factor — MTEGTAPKRPVRILLADDQPLLRTGFRMVLGIEEDLDIVAEAGDGAEAVELSRRLLPDVVLMDIRMPRMDGVAATRAIVDARLPVRVLILTTFDLDEYVVGALRAGASGFLAKDVPAEDLVTAIRTVAAGEAVVAPRILKRLLDRFADVLPDPSAGPPKALGTLTEREREVLVQVARGLSNAEIARALSVSETTIKTHVGHVLTKLGLRDRVQAVVLAYETGLVRPRG, encoded by the coding sequence ATGACCGAGGGCACGGCGCCGAAGCGGCCGGTACGGATCCTGCTCGCCGACGACCAGCCGCTGCTGCGGACCGGCTTCCGGATGGTGCTGGGCATCGAGGAGGACCTGGACATCGTCGCGGAGGCCGGGGACGGCGCGGAGGCGGTCGAGCTGTCCCGCCGACTGCTGCCGGACGTGGTGCTGATGGACATCCGGATGCCGCGGATGGACGGGGTCGCCGCCACCCGGGCGATCGTCGACGCCCGACTGCCGGTGCGGGTGCTGATCCTCACCACCTTCGACCTGGACGAGTACGTGGTCGGCGCGTTGCGGGCCGGGGCGAGCGGTTTCCTGGCCAAGGACGTCCCGGCGGAGGACCTGGTGACCGCGATCCGCACGGTCGCCGCCGGGGAGGCGGTGGTCGCGCCGCGCATCCTCAAGCGGCTGCTGGACCGCTTCGCCGACGTCCTGCCGGACCCGTCGGCGGGTCCGCCGAAGGCGCTCGGCACGCTCACCGAACGGGAACGGGAGGTGCTGGTGCAGGTCGCCCGGGGGCTGTCCAACGCCGAGATCGCCCGAGCGCTGTCGGTCAGCGAGACGACGATCAAGACGCACGTGGGGCACGTGCTGACCAAGCTGGGCCTGCGCGACCGGGTGCAGGCGGTCGTGCTGGCGTACGAGACGGGCCTGGTCCGCCCGCGCGGGTGA
- a CDS encoding tRNA (adenine-N1)-methyltransferase: MTADPSAVPATPALTPVHRGPFRPGDRVQLTDPKGRMHTVTLEPGKEFHTHRGILAHDTLIGLPDGSVVTTSGGGTAFLALRPLLSDYVLSMPRGAQVIYPKDSAQIVAMGDIFPGAKVLEAGAGSGALSCSLLRAVGTEGELHSFEVRDDFAQIARRNVEAFFNGPHPAWNLHVGDVAQCQETGFDRIILDMLTPWETLDMVERALVPGGVFIGYVATTPQLSELVEALRERGGWTEPRAWESLVRDWHAEGLAVRPDHRMIAHTAFLVSARKLAPGVTAPPRRRKPSKGAEAYAERKQALREAAAARQAAADRAAGAEPTDPGQERDQP, translated from the coding sequence GTGACCGCAGATCCCTCCGCCGTCCCGGCCACCCCGGCGCTGACACCGGTGCACCGCGGGCCGTTCCGCCCCGGTGACCGCGTGCAGCTGACCGACCCCAAGGGGCGGATGCACACGGTGACGCTGGAGCCGGGCAAGGAGTTCCACACCCACCGCGGCATCCTGGCCCACGACACGCTGATCGGCCTGCCCGACGGCAGCGTGGTGACCACCAGCGGGGGCGGCACCGCGTTCCTGGCGCTGCGCCCGCTGCTGTCGGACTACGTGCTCTCCATGCCCCGCGGCGCCCAGGTGATCTATCCGAAGGACTCGGCGCAGATCGTCGCGATGGGCGACATCTTCCCCGGCGCGAAGGTCCTGGAGGCCGGCGCCGGCTCCGGCGCGCTGAGCTGCTCGCTGCTGCGCGCCGTCGGCACCGAGGGGGAGCTGCACTCGTTCGAGGTGCGCGACGACTTCGCCCAGATCGCCAGGCGCAACGTGGAGGCCTTCTTCAACGGCCCGCACCCCGCCTGGAACCTGCACGTCGGCGACGTCGCGCAGTGCCAGGAGACCGGCTTCGACCGGATCATCCTGGACATGCTCACCCCGTGGGAGACGCTCGACATGGTCGAGCGGGCGCTGGTGCCCGGCGGCGTCTTCATCGGCTACGTGGCCACCACCCCGCAGCTCTCCGAGCTGGTCGAGGCGCTGCGCGAGCGCGGCGGCTGGACCGAGCCCCGGGCCTGGGAGTCGCTGGTCCGCGACTGGCACGCCGAGGGCCTGGCCGTCCGCCCCGACCACCGCATGATCGCGCACACCGCGTTCCTGGTCTCGGCCCGTAAGCTCGCCCCCGGGGTCACCGCCCCGCCGCGGCGGCGCAAGCCCAGCAAGGGCGCCGAGGCGTACGCCGAGCGCAAGCAGGCGCTGCGCGAGGCCGCGGCGGCCCGGCAGGCGGCGGCCGACCGGGCGGCCGGTGCGGAGCCGACCGACCCGGGTCAGGAGCGGGACCAGCCGTGA
- a CDS encoding ferredoxin has protein sequence MAEVATDQLQVWVDQDLCTGDGLCVQYAPEVFEFDVDGLAYVKGADGELRLAPGSRVDVPEHLRLEVIDSAKECPGECIHVVRGDGVEVAGPEAEED, from the coding sequence GTGGCGGAGGTCGCGACGGACCAGCTTCAGGTCTGGGTGGATCAGGATCTCTGCACGGGCGACGGACTCTGCGTCCAGTACGCCCCGGAGGTCTTCGAGTTCGACGTCGACGGCCTGGCGTACGTCAAGGGCGCCGACGGCGAGCTGCGGCTGGCCCCGGGCAGCCGGGTCGACGTGCCCGAGCACCTGCGCCTCGAGGTGATCGACTCGGCGAAGGAGTGCCCGGGCGAGTGCATCCACGTGGTGCGCGGCGACGGCGTCGAGGTGGCCGGCCCGGAGGCCGAGGAGGACTGA
- a CDS encoding nucleotidyltransferase domain-containing protein, with protein sequence MAFDDDAWDPWPPEVVADRLAGVDVPWCVAGGWALDLFRGATTRSHGDLEIAVPADRFAEVAARFPECEFRVAGGGRTVPLSAEALRAHHQTWAWERDADVWRFDVFREPHDGDTWICRRDARLRLPYAELIRRDPQGVPYLRPEVVLLFKAKALRDKDRVDFDAVLPLLSTPQRRWLDDALALVHPAHEWRRQLS encoded by the coding sequence ATGGCCTTCGACGACGACGCGTGGGATCCGTGGCCGCCTGAGGTGGTCGCCGACCGGCTGGCCGGTGTGGACGTGCCGTGGTGCGTGGCCGGGGGCTGGGCCCTCGACCTGTTCCGTGGTGCGACGACCCGCAGCCACGGTGACCTGGAGATCGCCGTGCCGGCCGACCGGTTCGCCGAGGTGGCCGCGCGCTTTCCCGAGTGCGAGTTCCGGGTCGCCGGTGGCGGTCGGACGGTGCCGCTGTCGGCGGAGGCCCTGCGGGCGCACCACCAGACGTGGGCGTGGGAGCGGGACGCCGACGTGTGGCGCTTCGACGTGTTCCGCGAGCCGCACGACGGGGACACCTGGATCTGTCGGCGGGACGCGCGGCTGCGCCTGCCCTATGCGGAACTCATCCGGCGGGATCCGCAGGGTGTGCCGTACCTGCGGCCGGAGGTGGTGCTGTTGTTCAAGGCCAAGGCGCTGCGGGACAAGGACCGGGTCGACTTCGACGCCGTCCTGCCGCTGCTGTCGACCCCGCAGCGACGGTGGCTGGACGACGCGCTGGCGCTGGTGCACCCGGCCCACGAGTGGCGGCGTCAGCTGAGCTGA
- a CDS encoding sensor histidine kinase yields MTDRLKAWARRRPLAADGLFAVGLVLLEVLFILLTPREFWPARLPAALGWSALGAAPVALRRVAPWPAVGAAVATLAVPALLGHAPTTQSLTFVVLTYTMAAHRSARPAVLATVLLWVPVAVTNAVAPMEGPLEIGTAYLVLNNALTATVAYAVGRAVHARRQSTQVLRERARVAERTQRALAEQAVADERRRIARELHDVVAHHVSVMGVLATGARRVLRRDPDAADGAIATIEDTSRATLRELRRLLDVLRTEAEPAADLAPQPGLAGIESLVEQVREAGLPVALQVDGTPGPMEQGVALTVYRIVQEALTNALKHAGTATASVRLGFADGDVTVVVDDTGRGPAPAPDRVGHGLVGMRERVALYGGSLRTGARPGGGFRVSARIPVEPLGTVPA; encoded by the coding sequence ATGACCGACCGGCTGAAGGCGTGGGCGCGTCGCCGGCCGCTGGCCGCCGACGGGCTCTTCGCGGTCGGGCTGGTGCTGCTGGAGGTCCTGTTCATCCTGCTCACGCCGCGGGAGTTCTGGCCCGCGCGGCTGCCGGCCGCGTTGGGCTGGAGTGCGCTCGGCGCGGCGCCGGTGGCCCTGCGCCGGGTCGCGCCGTGGCCGGCGGTGGGCGCCGCGGTGGCCACCCTCGCGGTGCCGGCGCTGCTCGGGCACGCGCCGACCACGCAGAGCCTGACGTTCGTCGTGCTGACGTACACGATGGCGGCGCACCGGTCGGCGCGTCCGGCAGTGCTGGCCACCGTGCTGCTCTGGGTGCCGGTGGCGGTCACCAACGCGGTGGCGCCGATGGAGGGCCCGCTGGAGATCGGCACCGCCTACCTGGTGCTCAACAACGCGCTCACCGCCACGGTGGCGTACGCGGTGGGCCGGGCGGTGCACGCCCGCCGCCAGTCGACGCAGGTGCTGCGCGAGCGGGCCCGGGTGGCCGAGCGCACCCAGCGGGCCCTCGCGGAGCAGGCGGTGGCGGACGAACGCCGCCGCATCGCCCGGGAGCTGCACGACGTGGTGGCGCACCACGTCAGCGTGATGGGGGTGCTGGCCACCGGCGCCCGCCGGGTGCTGCGGCGGGACCCGGACGCCGCGGACGGGGCGATCGCCACCATCGAGGACACCAGCCGGGCCACCCTGCGGGAGCTGCGCCGACTGCTGGACGTGCTGCGTACCGAGGCGGAGCCGGCCGCCGACCTGGCGCCGCAGCCCGGCCTGGCCGGCATCGAATCGCTGGTGGAGCAGGTCCGCGAGGCGGGGCTGCCGGTGGCCCTGCAGGTCGACGGCACGCCCGGCCCGATGGAGCAGGGCGTGGCGCTGACCGTCTACCGGATCGTGCAGGAGGCGCTGACCAACGCGCTCAAGCACGCCGGGACGGCGACCGCGTCGGTGCGGCTCGGGTTCGCCGACGGAGACGTGACGGTGGTGGTGGACGACACGGGGCGGGGCCCGGCCCCGGCACCCGACCGGGTCGGGCACGGTCTGGTCGGCATGCGGGAGCGGGTGGCCCTCTACGGTGGGTCCCTGCGGACCGGCGCCCGGCCGGGCGGCGGCTTCCGGGTCTCCGCCCGGATCCCGGTGGAGCCGCTCGGGACGGTGCCGGCGTGA